The Leptospirales bacterium sequence ATACAAGCCACTGGCGATCGCCCGGCAACCGAAAGGGCGCCCTTCGTCGCGCAGCATTGAACAGTAGCAACAGTTCGGGATCGTTCTGAGTCGCGGGAAAAAGAGCGCCAAAGGCAAAGAGCTGCGGCATCTTCCACTCCCGTTCTGAAAGCGGATCACCGCGCAGCGAAATCCAGTGTGAGCTGGCGGAATCCGGCTCGGGCGGCAGGAAGGCGTCAGCGCGATAGAGTTGCAGACGTCTGCGCAACTTGAAGCAACGGCGCGTCCATTGCAGCAGTTCGCTATCGCAGGCGGCCGGATCCCAGTCCAGAAATGAGATCTCATTGTCCTGGCAGTAGGCGTTGTTATTGCCCTGCTGGCTGCGTCCGCGCTCGTCGCCGGCGGCAAGCATGGGCGCTCCCAGCGAAAAGGCCAGGCTGGCAATCAGACCGCGCAGGCTGCGGCGACGACGCTCGAGAATGTGCGCATCATCGCTGGGACCTTCCACGCCACAATTCCAGCTGAGATTGTGTTCCGTGCCGTCGCGGTTTTCTTCGCCATTGGCCTCATTGTGTTTGGAATTGTAGGAGACCAGATCGGCAAGCGTGAAGCCGTCGTGGGCGCAGATGAAATTCACCGAGGCATGCGGGCGGCGCTGACCGGATTCAAACAGATCGCTGGAGCCGGCCAGGCGGGTGACAAAGCCGCCCAGACTCTGTCGGTCGCGGCGCCAGAAGCGCCGCACGCCGTCGCGATAGGAGTCATTCCACTCCGACCAGGGCGCCGGAAAGCGGCCGGTACGGTGGCCGTCGCGGCCAAGATCCCAGGGCTCGGCAATCATCTTGCAGCGACTGAGTTCCGGATCCTGGGCGAGGGTTTGGAGGAAGGGCGAAGCCTCGCCATGGTCGCCGCGCAGCATCGTGGTCGCCAGATCAAAGCGGAAGCCGTCGATCTGCATCTCCCGCGCCCAGTAGCGCAGGCTGTCCATGCACAGCTGCAACATTGGCGGCGAACTCATGCGCAGGGCGTTGCCGCAGCCGGTGTGATCGGCGTAGAAGCGCGGCGTGTCGTGTCGCAGATGATAGTAGCTGCGATTATCCAGACCGCGCAGGGAAAGCGTGGGCCCCAGCTGGTCGCCCTCGCAGCTGTGATTGTAGACTACATCCAGTATCACTTCGATGCCAGCCTTGTGCAGGTTGCGCACCATGGTTTTGAATTCGATCACCGCCTCCTGTGCGCTGCTGCCGTTTCGGGCAAAGCGACGGTCCGGAGCAAAGAAGCCAAGAGTTGAATAGCCCCAGTAGTTGCGGCGTTTGCGCCAGCTCAGAAATGGCTCGGTAAAGTGCTGATGCACGGGCAGCAACTCGACAGCGGTAATCGACAGCGATTTGAAATACTCGATCATTGCCGGATGGCCCAATCCAGCATAACAGCCGCGCTGCTCTGGCGGCAGCGCGGGGTGCTGGATTGTCAATCCGCTGACATGGGCCTCGTAGATGATCGTGTCGCCCCAGGGAACCTGCGGCGGCTGCATTCCCTGCCAGTCGAACTGGTCGTCGATCAGAACTCCCAGCGGTGCGATGGCGCCGCTATCACGATCGTCGCGGTGCAAGTCGCCGTCGGCGTGAAATCTTCTGTAACCAAAGAGGGCGTCGTCGATCACATCATAACGAGCGACAGCGCGCGCATAAGGATCAAGCAGCAGCTTGGCGGCGTTGAAGCGCAGTCCATGCGCAGGATCGTAGGCGCCATGGGCGCGCAGTCCGTAGCAGCGGCCGGGACGCAGGCCGAGGATTTCACAATGGAACACGCCATGCGTGCGCCATGGGATCAGGGCTCGCCATTCCGGGGTCGTGGCCGCCTCGTTTTCGTAAATGCAGAGCTCCAGCGCTTCCGCTTCCGCTGAATAGACGGCAAGATTCAATCCATTCGTCGTCCACCGCGGTCCGCGTGGAAAGGGACTGCCTGCTTGCAACTCATAGTGGATCATAGATCTGGCCCCCGGCAATAGTACGGACTGTCAATGGGTCAGCACGGCTGCGTAGCTTTGCGGGGCGCAAGTGATTCCGAACTCTTTCCTTGAGTTCCTGACAGCATTGGAAAAAATGAAGTTGCCTGCGACCCGGACCGGCGGCGACAAGGGTGCATCCATGCCCGCGGTTTGCCTTTATCTGGAAGCCCATCAGCCGCCGCGTCTGCGTCCTTACAATTTTTTTGAAATTGGACACAGCCCTTTTTACCTGGATGATGCCCGCAATCGCGAGATCAGTCATCGCGTCGATTTGCGCTGCTATCGGCCAACGCTGGCAATTCTGCGGCAACTGCAACGAGACCTTGGCAAAGATTTTCGCTTCACCATCTCGCTGACCGGGGTTTTCGTAGAGCAGCTCAAACAGTGGGCGCCCGACACAATGGATGCCTTCGGCGCTCTGGCCGCAGCCGGCGGCGTTGAAATACTGGCCGAGACCTACTACCATTCGCTGGCGGCGCTGGTTTCTCCGGGCGAATTTCGCGCACAGGTCGAAGAGCACAGCGCAATGGTAGAGCGCGAATTTGGCCTCAAACCGACTGCGCTGCGCAATACGGAGCTGCTGTGGTGCAGCGAGTTTGCCCGTCAGGCGGCAAATATGGGCTTTCCGGTTACCATTGCCGAGGGCGCCGATCAGCTGCTGGGCTGGCGCAGCGCAAACTACGTTTACTCGGTGGAGGGGCTGCCCGGCGCCAGAGTGATGCTGCGCAACTACCGGCTGAGCGATGATATCGCCTTTCGTTTTTCGCAAAAGGACTGGGCGGAGTATCCGCTGACCGCCGCTCGCTTTGCCGGCTGGCTCCATGCCAATTCCGGCGCTGCCGATTGTCTGAATCTGTTTATGGACATGGAGACCTTTGGCGAGCACCAGTGGGCCGATAGCGGGATCTTTGAGTTTCTGCGCGCCCTGCCGGCGCTGACACTCAAGAATCCAGTCTTCCGTTTTCGAACCATCAGCGAGGCCGCAGCCGAGTTGCCAGCTGTAGGCGAGGTCTCGGCGCAGCACTGGAGTTCCTGGGCGGACAACGAGCGCGACGCTTCCGCCTGGCTTGGCTGCAGCATGCAGCGCGAGGCGGTGCGCGCTCTCTATGATCTGGAATCAGCGGTCAAGGCCAGCGGCGATCCCAGTCTGCTGCGCGCCTTCCGGCTCCTGCAGGTGGCGGATCTTTTCTATTATATGAGCATCAAGAAGCGCGACGATGGCCGCGTTCACTCCTATTTTCGGCCTTATCCTACGGCCTACGACGCCTACATCTATTTCATGAACATTTTGCACGATTTTCGCCAGCGCGTGGGCCAGGTCGCCGGCAGCTCCACGGCGGCGCTGGGCGAGAAAAATACGCCACGACCAGGCGATCCTCTCTTCGTCTAATAAAGACGCTGGCTTGCCAGTGGGAGGCGCGCATGAAGGGATCGGAAGCCAACTATGAGCGCGGAAACGCCAGCGCCGATCCGGCGCGTCGCATGCTGCTTTTGATGAACACCCTTCTGCTCTATGAGTATCTACGCGGAAGGGAAGCGGCCCTCAGCAGCGGCAAGATCTTTGGCGATCATTCCAGTCTGCAGCAGATGCATCAAAATTAGGACTCATTTGAAGCTGCCGTCAGGGCCGCGCAAGGCTCAGGCGCCGGGCCAGTTGGCCGATAGTAGAACATGCGCCTCCAGAACCTTAAGCGGCTGCCTGCCGGCCTGGCCCTGGCGTCGCTGTGCTTTGCGAGCGGCTCGGCCTTTCTTGCCGCTCGCCTTGGCGCGCAGACCGCTGCCGTCTACCAGCCGCCTCAGGCCGTGATCGACCCTGCAGCCATTGATGAGCTGGAGCGCCAGCTCAATGAGCCGGACCCCGACCTGCCGGGCATTGCGGAGCGCGCCCGCGCTCAGGTACAGCTCTATACCGGACAATTTGTTCGCGATCGCTTGATCCAGGACGAACGCAATCGTGCGGCGCGCGGCGTTCAGGATATGGACGAGGACATCGCGCGCCTGATCGCTCTTTTACAGTCGCGCAAGTACGGACAGATCCAGTTCCTGGGCGAGTATCCCTACCTGTTTCGACTGCATGTCATTCTGGCGCGGGTCTACGAGGTGCAGGATGACCCCGAGCAGTCTCTGGCCGAATATCTGATGGCTTTGCGTTTCAGCGGTCGCGAACAGCCCTGGGAGGCAGCGCCCGATGCGCAGCAACAAGACCAGCGGTACCAGCTGATGGCGCGCACCTTTGGCGATCCGGATCGCCTGGCGCAAATCGCCGATCCCGCCGAGCGCGCCGCCGGACAGCAAGTGCGTCCCCTGTTACAGGCGTACCTGCAGTTGCAGCTTGATCTACAGGCCGCGGAGCGCGCTATCTTTGTCAGCGAGTCAGCTCAGCTACGCGGTCGCGCCGGCGATCCGGCAGCGGCGCGCGCAAGCCGCGACGCGCTTCAGACGCGTCTGCAGGCGGCGCAGGCTGCGCTGGAGCAGATTCGACTTGGTCCCTATGCCGCCTACCACCGCGCCAAGAGCGAGCGCGAGGGGCTGGTCGCCTACCATCTTGCTCTGCTTGCCCGCCGACTGGAAAGCGACAATCGAACGCTGCAGCGTATCCTCAATCGCTCCAGCTACTACCGCGGCGCCGGAAACCAGCTGGGCGAAGAACGCACGACCTTCACCAACTTTGTCGGCTATCGAATGTTTCTGGAGCTGGCGCTGGTGATTGATCCTGAGAACCTGAAGTATCTTGATCTGATGACTGAGGAGTGCCGCTCCAGCCGTCTGGTAGAGCAAGCCATCGCTTACCAGGAGCGCTACCTGCAGCTGGCCCGGGCGCAGCCGGCTGCGCCAGATAACCTGCCGGAGCACTATGTCCGACTGGCCGGTCTCTACACCGATGCGCGCAACTACATTCGCGCCGTTCAGGCCTACCGTGAATTTCTCCAGATGAGTCAGGACGAAAAGCGACGCGATGAGATGTCGCTGGAGCTGGCCGACCTTTGCTTTCGGCGCGTTGGCTGCTATGAAGAGGCTGCCGCGCAATACTCGCGCTTGAGCGCCCAATCAGCGGCGCGAGAATCGCAGACCGATGACTTGCGCATGCGCAGCGACCTGCGATCCGGCGAATACCGTATGCAGCGCAATCTGGCTGCGATCCAGCGCCGCTGGCAACGTAGCGCGGCGGAGGAAGCGGCCCTCGACAACGCGCGGGCCGTCTTTGAGCGCCTGCGCGCAGACTGGCAGAAGGAGCGCGATGCACTGGTCGCTCTGGAGCGGCGAATTTTCGAAATCAAGCGTCAGTTGCTTTCGCGCGAAGACGAGGCCATGGAACGCGAATACTACCGATTGGTGCGCATTGATCAGCCAGCGATTCGCGAACGCATTGGCTTCTTGAAGAGCAGATTGGACAGTCTGGATTTGCCGGCGTTGCTTGAAGAGCGAGCTATGGCGCTGGTGCGTCGCCAGCAGTACCGCGAGGCGCAGTCGGTGCTGCGCGAGATCATCGCCAGCGGACGCGCCGAGCAGAGCATGCGCGCCCGACGCAATATGGAGCTGCTTTCACAGACGCTGCAGGACGGCCGCCGACGTCCGCTCGACCTGCCGCCGGACTACCAGCGTTAAGCGAATCGCCGAGCTGAACCAATCGGCCGGCGTTCAGGGCGTCTGATTGACCGTCGCCGTGTCGGCTGCCCCGCGTCGGTGCATCGGCGCGATGCCAGTAACTCGCTCAATGATCCATTCAACCATTGGAAAAAAATGCAGCCAGCCGAGGATTGGATTCATGAATCCTGAACAAACGCAGTAATAGCTGTCGTGCGGCGCCGTGTGGTGCACATCATGGTTCTCTGCTTCGAGCACAAGGCCCGAACGTTGCAGGAGTCGGCGCCAGCCGGAGATTCCTTTGGTATGCGACCAGCTGTGAAAGACGTTGGCGCAAACGCCAAAGAAAGCCATACAATTGCAGCCCAGGACCAGCGCTGGATTCGATTCCGCTTCCCAGGCCAGCAGGAACTGCAGGGGCGTTCCAAGGATCGCCGAGTTGCCCAGCAATTCGCCAAGCGAGTGCCGCGTGATGTCTGTGGGATCGCTGTGGTGCGAGCGAAAAGGCTGCACCACCCGCGGGCCAAAAAACAGAGTGCGTTCGTTGAAATAGTTGTCGAAGAGCCAGTGTACCAGTCCGACCAAAAAATCGGCGCCAATCCAGCCCAGAAACAACGCCAGCGGCGCCTGCCACCAGATTCCACGCTGGCTCCAGCCGGCGGCCGTCGCCAGATAGAAGGTCAGCAGGTTGGCCGAGAGAAAGACCGCAAGGCCGATGTATTCCAGGCCCCGGTACCAATCGAAGTGTTTCTTAGAGCTTGCACCCATTCCCGGCCCCCGCGTCGAGCGGTCAGCCTTGTCAGGGAAGGTCGCGAAGCCAGCAAAAATAACGGCTGAGCTGCCGCTTGCCGGTCGCGAAAAACACGAACAAACGAGCATTTTTTTGCAACCCTGTCCCCGGGAGCGAGCGGCAAATTCGTCGGCCCGGCCGACGGACAAAAAGGATTTGCCGCCCATGCGCCCCGGGCCGCCCTATGCCCTTCATGGCGATCAAAAGCGACCAGATGAACAGCGTCATCGGCCCTGGCTCCATTTTCGAGGGCAAATTCTACATCTCTGGCTCGCTGAAAATCGACGGCAAGTTTGAGGGCGAAATCAAGACTGAGGACGCCCTGGTAGTCGGTGAAACGGGCAAAGTCAAAACCAACATAGCCGCCAAAGACGTGGTCATTGCCGGAACCATGATTGGCAATATCGCCGCCGAAAACGAAGTCCGCCTGGAAAAGTCAGGCAAACTGCTGGGCGATATCAATGCGCCCACGCTCTATATCCAGCCGGGCGTTGTCGCCCAGGGTCAGATCAATATCACCGGCGGCCAGAAAAAGGACGTGAAAAAGGTGATCGAGGAATCGTACGGCGGCCTGAAAAGCCTGCCCGAGAAATAAGGAACCGGAAAAAGCCTGTGTCCGCCTTCCATAGCTTCCGAGGATACAAGAGGGGCCTCGCCGCCTGATCGGCCATGTACCAGCGTCGTTTTAAGAACAAGCAAGGTCGCCGCATCCTGAATCTGCAGGGGCGCGTCTCATTGATGCATCTGGGCGGGGGCGCCTTCCTCTACTCCTTTCCCGGACGGCGGTTCCCCATCGTTGGCCGCG is a genomic window containing:
- a CDS encoding glycoside hydrolase family 57 protein, with the translated sequence MPAVCLYLEAHQPPRLRPYNFFEIGHSPFYLDDARNREISHRVDLRCYRPTLAILRQLQRDLGKDFRFTISLTGVFVEQLKQWAPDTMDAFGALAAAGGVEILAETYYHSLAALVSPGEFRAQVEEHSAMVEREFGLKPTALRNTELLWCSEFARQAANMGFPVTIAEGADQLLGWRSANYVYSVEGLPGARVMLRNYRLSDDIAFRFSQKDWAEYPLTAARFAGWLHANSGAADCLNLFMDMETFGEHQWADSGIFEFLRALPALTLKNPVFRFRTISEAAAELPAVGEVSAQHWSSWADNERDASAWLGCSMQREAVRALYDLESAVKASGDPSLLRAFRLLQVADLFYYMSIKKRDDGRVHSYFRPYPTAYDAYIYFMNILHDFRQRVGQVAGSSTAALGEKNTPRPGDPLFV
- a CDS encoding polymer-forming cytoskeletal protein, producing the protein MAIKSDQMNSVIGPGSIFEGKFYISGSLKIDGKFEGEIKTEDALVVGETGKVKTNIAAKDVVIAGTMIGNIAAENEVRLEKSGKLLGDINAPTLYIQPGVVAQGQINITGGQKKDVKKVIEESYGGLKSLPEK
- the glgX gene encoding glycogen debranching protein GlgX, which codes for MIHYELQAGSPFPRGPRWTTNGLNLAVYSAEAEALELCIYENEAATTPEWRALIPWRTHGVFHCEILGLRPGRCYGLRAHGAYDPAHGLRFNAAKLLLDPYARAVARYDVIDDALFGYRRFHADGDLHRDDRDSGAIAPLGVLIDDQFDWQGMQPPQVPWGDTIIYEAHVSGLTIQHPALPPEQRGCYAGLGHPAMIEYFKSLSITAVELLPVHQHFTEPFLSWRKRRNYWGYSTLGFFAPDRRFARNGSSAQEAVIEFKTMVRNLHKAGIEVILDVVYNHSCEGDQLGPTLSLRGLDNRSYYHLRHDTPRFYADHTGCGNALRMSSPPMLQLCMDSLRYWAREMQIDGFRFDLATTMLRGDHGEASPFLQTLAQDPELSRCKMIAEPWDLGRDGHRTGRFPAPWSEWNDSYRDGVRRFWRRDRQSLGGFVTRLAGSSDLFESGQRRPHASVNFICAHDGFTLADLVSYNSKHNEANGEENRDGTEHNLSWNCGVEGPSDDAHILERRRRSLRGLIASLAFSLGAPMLAAGDERGRSQQGNNNAYCQDNEISFLDWDPAACDSELLQWTRRCFKLRRRLQLYRADAFLPPEPDSASSHWISLRGDPLSEREWKMPQLFAFGALFPATQNDPELLLLFNAARRRAPFRLPGDRQWLVCLDSAAPSNGATAPAADGFYRLAGYSVAALLAGESAAAIIQEVKSAGT
- a CDS encoding fatty acid desaturase family protein, producing the protein MGASSKKHFDWYRGLEYIGLAVFLSANLLTFYLATAAGWSQRGIWWQAPLALFLGWIGADFLVGLVHWLFDNYFNERTLFFGPRVVQPFRSHHSDPTDITRHSLGELLGNSAILGTPLQFLLAWEAESNPALVLGCNCMAFFGVCANVFHSWSHTKGISGWRRLLQRSGLVLEAENHDVHHTAPHDSYYCVCSGFMNPILGWLHFFPMVEWIIERVTGIAPMHRRGAADTATVNQTP